The following coding sequences are from one Culex quinquefasciatus strain JHB chromosome 1, VPISU_Cqui_1.0_pri_paternal, whole genome shotgun sequence window:
- the LOC6042569 gene encoding NIF3-like protein 1: protein MFNLYKSGGSICNVNRTTSIISTTSSSTAVSPFVRKMAGAALNVVVEKLNEFAPENLAEKWDNVGLLIEPFTKRNINKILLTNDLTENVMSEAMARSSDMIISYHPPIFAPLKRITQKSWKERIVSICLENKIALYSPHTCWDAVTNGVNDWLAASLPLASAQPVMENLSNPSIGAGRLCVIQGEITLGAAVDRIKAYTKLKDLKLAVAVNRNLESPIRTFAVCAGSGTSVLKGVKADLYITGEMFHHDVLDANHQNIHVILLNHSNSERGYLPIFREILRSMLKDYQGIQIDISEQDADPLQTY, encoded by the exons ATGTTCAATCTATACAAATCCGGCGGAAGCATCTGCAACGTAAACCGGACCACATCGATTATctccaccaccagcagcagcaccgcGGTATCCCCCTTCGTGCGCAAGATGGCCGGAGCGGCGCTGAACGTCGTGGTCGAGAAGCTGAACGAGTTTGCCCCGGAGAATCTGGCGGAAAAGTGGGACAACGTGGGCCTGCTGATTGAACCGTTCACGAAAAG gaatattaacaaaattttgctcACAAACGATCTGACGGAGAATGTGATGAGTGAGGCAATGGCTCGAAGTTCCGACATGATAATCTCGTACCATCCGCCAATTTTTGCTCCGTTGAAGAGAATTACGCAGAAATCGTGGAAGGAGCGCATCGTTTCGATTTGTTTGGAGAACAAGATTGCGCTCTACTCGCCGCATACCTGTTGGGACGCGGTGACCAATGGAGTCAATGATTGGCTAGCCGCGTCGTTGCCACTGGCCAGTGCCCAGCCCGTTATGGAGAACCTGTCGAATCCGTCGATTGGCGCCGGACGTCTGTGCGTCATTCAGGGAGAAATAACGCTGGGAGCGGCCGTCGACCGTATCAAGGCTTACACCAAGCTGAAGGATTTGAAGCTGGCCGTGGCCGTGAACCGGAACCTAGAGTCACCGATACGGACCTTTGCGGTTTGCGCAGGTTCCGGCACGAGCGTTTTGAAGGGTGTAAAGGCAGATCTTTACATCACAG GTGAAATGTTCCATCACGACGTCCTGGATGCAAACCATCAGAACATCCACGTAATCCTGCTCAACCACAGCAACTCGGAGCGGGGCTATCTGCCAATCTTTCGCGAGATCCTGCGCAGCATGCTCAAAGACTACCAGGGCATCCAGATTGATATTTCTGAGCAGGACGCCGACCCGCTACAGACCTATTGA
- the LOC6042570 gene encoding WD repeat-containing protein 18 produces MSDCVEVAITSDSSDQLWSCCVWDVRTGTQLMSYKGGGAPGAHTLSVVKNQFVLTGNLVKPMLHVWPINRHEPVSTRFILPGRPTAVAVSPDGNYCLVAVQETIYVYQLVTGAILTTVSRHYQTVNILRFTDDGSHFISAGQDGMVLVWSLAQVVQVFQKQTLSALYSFSDHALPVTDLYVGAGGMKAVFCSVSVDRTCKIYDLASGTMLLNMVFPEALSSVTMDKLESNVFVGTNDGPIYKFSLLSPPRTKEYHFDRAQQQKNAFLGHKKSVTCLSVSVDGETLLSGGADENVFVWHIKSRQQIRTIPHKGAVTNATFLMTPKAMFNQEVKINPLFQPFQKMAYPSDKIDELCIDVEVLEEVRETQPAENGHNAVRTTAVGQSSGNQEEIAKLKKEIQHLKMVNKEMYEFTVKNIMRDS; encoded by the coding sequence ATGTCCGACTGTGTGGAGGTTGCAATTACGAGCGATTCCAGCGACCAGCTGTGGAGCTGCTGCGTGTGGGATGTCCGCACCGGAACGCAGCTGATGTCCTACAAGGGTGGTGGCGCTCCCGGAGCTCACACGCTGTCCGTTGTGAAGAATCAGTTTGTGTTGACGGGGAATCTAGTGAAGCCGATGCTGCACGTTTGGCCGATTAACCGTCACGAACCGGTGTCAACGAGATTCATCCTGCCAGGACGGCCGACCGCGGTTGCCGTTTCTCCAGATGGAAACTACTGCCTGGTGGCGGTACAGGAAACGATCTACGTCTATCAGCTTGTTACGGGGGCAATCTTGACCACAGTCTCTCGTCACTACCAGACAGTCAACATTCTAAGATTCACGGACGATGGATCGCACTTTATCAGCGCCGGACAGGATGGAATGGTGCTTGTGTGGAGCCTGGCCCAGGTGGTCCAAGTCTTCCAGAAGCAAACACTAAGTGCTCTTTACTCGTTTTCTGACCACGCACTTCCGGTCACGGATTTATACGTTGGAGCCGGCGGTATGAAGGCAGTATTCTGCTCAGTATCCGTAGATCGTACTTGCAAGATCTACGACTTGGCATCCGGAACGATGCTCCTGAACATGGTGTTCCCAGAGGCGCTTTCGTCCGTGACGATGGACAAATTGGAATCGAACGTATTCGTCGGAACAAACGATGGGCCAATCTACAAATTCAGCTTGCTTTCCCCACCTCGCACCAAGGAGTATCACTTTGATCGAGCACAGCAGCAAAAGAACGCCTTCCTGGGCCACAAAAAATCGGTCACGTGCCTTTCGGTGTCCGTCGACGGAGAAACGCTTCTGTCGGGTGGCGCAGACGAAAATGTGTTCGTTTGGCACATCAAAAGCCGACAGCAAATCCGTACAATACCCCACAAAGGGGCAGTCACAAATGCGACTTTTCTGATGACCCCAAAGGCGATGTTCAACCAGGAGGTTAAAATAAACCCATTGTTCCAGCCGTTCCAAAAGATGGCCTATCCGAGCGACAAAATTGACGAGCTCTGTATTGATGTTGAAGTACTTGAAGAGGTGCGCGAAACACAGCCTGCTGAAAACGGACACAATGCTGTGCGCACTACCGCAGTGGGTCAATCCTCCGGTAATCAGGAGGAGATCGCCAAGTTGAAGAAAGAGATTCAACATTTAAAGATGGTCAACAAGGAAATGTACGAGTTTACCGTAAAGAATATCATGAGAGATAGTTAG
- the LOC119770386 gene encoding uncharacterized protein K02A2.6-like, which yields MSDSDAQLLYQEQLRQERLRQEQLQQEQLRQEQIQQEHLRQEQLRQEQLQEQRRQEQLQEQRRQEQLQQEQLRQEQLRQQQLQNPDPMIRMTGMFEQLVASVQQTVQQQQQFMERFSRSATQPPPNPEQIIDSLAGNIKDFRYDADNSVTFAAWYSRYDDLFAQDAARLQDDAKVRLLLRKLGLPEHERYVSFILPAVPKDFSFADTVDTLKSLFGAKESVVSRRYRCLQISKQPTEDHVSYACRVNKLCVEFDLGKLTQDEFKCLVYVCGLKSGSDAEIRTRLLSKIEENTNVTLQQLSDECQRLLNLQHDNAMIETPSTSDVNKVEQRFERNKSNRRDRDQQPYAAGKSKSKPPRPCWFCGADHYVRDCTFRNHKCADCGVTGHREGYCSSAKPLKPFKRGGPRDSVSSNVVVINECTVQKRRRFVSVDFGGTPIRLQLDTASDITVISKELWNEVGCPRLSPPSVRAKTASGTELSLNGEFRCDITIAGSTRNELIRVTEKPLQLLGSDLVDSFGLASIPMDSYCCNVSSVPDPAPALKSAFPKVFSKNLGLCTKTKVKLELKENCRPVFCPKRPVAYAMVEAVDRELDRLQQLNIITPIDYSEWAAPIVVVRKANGSIRICGDYSTGLNAVLQPHQYPLPLPEDIFAKLANCKVFSQIDLSDAFLQVEVDEQDRHLLTINTHRGLYLYNRLAPGVKNAPGAFQQITSTMLAGIPAASCYLDDVIVGGATQEEHDRNLKAVLQRIQDYGFTIRLEKCSFGKTEIRYLGHIIDSRGLRPDSAKIEAIVNMPPPTDVSGVRSFLGAINYYGKFVPNMRMLRYPIDKLLKEDAKFVWDSECQKAFEKFKQILTSGLLLTHYDPRQEIIVSADASSVGLGATISHKFPDGSVNVVQHASRALTKAEQNYSQPDREGLAIVFAVTKFHKMIFGRRFLLQTDHAPLLRIFGSKKGIPVYTANRLQRFALNLLLYDFSIQYVSTDKFGDADVLSRLINQHVRPEEDYVIASVRLEEDIRSVATESINALPLSFRAVAKSTQSDPQLRKIYRYVLEGWPRAKVADPEIRRYQTRADSLTVVDGCILFAERLVIPAQHRKRCLEQLHRGHPGMVRMKQIARSYVYWPSLDNEIVGYVKACQPCASVARSPPHSAPVPWPKAAGPWQRIHIDFAGPINGDYFLIAVDSFSKWPEVVRTQRISALATIAILRRMFSQLGMPTLIVSDNGTQFTSAEFAEFCASNGIHHTTTAPYHPQSNGQAERFVDTFKRAVKKISEGRGTIEEALDIFLLAYRSTRNRCAPEGKSPAEIMFGRKIRTCLELLRPPADPEPPQKEDQRRSFAKQDLVYAQVHSGNAWKWTPGVILERIGSVMYNVHVGNQRVIRSHINQLRSRSESGPAASLRAKPKALPLDVLLGEWKLPQPSLVPELPPLSPMQLTPRPSSPELPDPPETQTSASSTPRPSTPESPDQVETPPCASSTPRLGSLPPQESGATPSSSAASSLSSSSSSSTSEPTIVPQLVPELRRSDRNRRPPVRFDYYQLY from the coding sequence ATGAGCGACTCGGATGCCCAGCTCCTCTACCAGGAGCAGCTTCGCCAGGAACGACTGCGGCAGGAGCAGCTCCAGCAGGAACAACTACGCCAAGAACAGATCCAGCAAGAACACCTCCGGCAGGAACAGCTGCGCCAAGAACAGCTGCAGGAACAGCGCCGGCAGGAACAGCTGCAGGAACAGCGCCGGCAGGAACAACTCCAGCAGGAACAACTCCGTCAAGAACAACTCCGCCAGCAGCAGCTGCAGAATCCTGATCCGATGATCCGGATGACGGGGATGTTCGAGCAGCTGGTAGCTTCGGTGCAGCAGActgtccagcagcagcaacagttcATGGAGCGGTTTTCAAGAAGCGCAACCCAGCCACCTCCAAACCCGGAACAGATCATCGACTCGCTTGCTGGGAACATCAAGGACTTCCGGTACGACGCCGACAACAGCGTAACCTTCGCGGCGTGGTACTCCCGGTACGACGATCTGTTCGCCCAAGACGCTGCCCGTCTGCAGGATGACGCCAAGGTCCGGCTATTGCTGCGAAAGCTCGGCCTTCCCGAGCACGAACGATACGTGAGTTTCATACTCCCCGCCGTCCCCAAGGACTTCAGCTTCGCCGACACCGTTGACACGCTCAAGAGCCTCTTCGGTGCGAAGGAATCGGTCGTGAGCAGGCGCTATCGGTGCCTCCAAATCTCGAAGCAGCCAACCGAGGATCACGTCTCGTACGCCTGCAGAGTGAACAAGCTTTGCGTCGAATTCGACCTAGGCAAACTCACCCAAGATGAGTTCAAATGCCTTGTTTACGTTTGCGGATTGAAGTCGGGGAGCGACGCCGAAATCCGTACGCGACTTCTTTCCAAGATCGAGGAGAACACTAACGTCACACTGCAGCAGCTGTCAGACGAGTGTCAGCGTCTACTAAACCTACAGCATGACAACGCCATGATCGAGACGCCGTCAACCTCCGACGTAAACAAAGTCGAGCAACGATTCGAACGCAACAAAAGCAACAGGCGCGACCGAGATCAACAACCTTACGCTGCCGGCAAGTCCAAAAGCAAGCCGCCGCGTCCGTGCTGGTTTTGTGGAGCGGACCACTACGTCCGCGACTGCACCTTCCGAAACCACAAGTGCGCCGATTGCGGAGTCACCGGACATCGCGAGGGCTATTGCAGTTCTGCCAAGCCGCTGAAACCCTTCAAACGAGGAGGCCCGAGGGACTCGGTTAGCAGTAACGTGGTGGTTATCAACGAGTGCACGGTACAGAAGCGACGGAGATTCGTTTCGGTTGATTTCGGCGGGACACCGATCCGGCTTCAACTGGACACAGCATCCGACATCACCGTGATCAGCAAGGAACTGTGGAACGAAGTTGGCTGCCCAAGGTTATCACCGCCCTCCGTTCGCGCTAAAACAGCTTCTGGGACGGAATTGTCGCTGAACGGCGAGTTCCGCTGCGACATCACCATCGCCGGAAGCACCCGCAACGAGCTGATCCGCGTAACCGAGAAACCACTCCAGCTGCTTGGCTCGGATCTTGTGGACAGCTTTGGGCTAGCATCCATCCCGATGGACAGCTACTGCTGCAACGTATCCAGCGTTCCCGACCCGGCGCCGGCACTCAAGTCGGCCTTCCCCAAGGTGTTCAGCAAAAACCTCGGCTTGTGCACCAAAACAAAGGTGAAGTTGGAGCTGAAAGAAAACTGCCGACCGGTTTTCTGTCCCAAACGTCCGGTGGCCTACGCGATGGTTGAGGCCGTCGACCGCGAACTGGACAGGTTGCAGCAGCTCAACATCATCACTCCGATCGACTACTCTGAGTGGGCCGCCCCGATTGTCGTCGTGCGCAAGGCCAACGGCTCCATCCGGATTTGCGGAGACTACTCCACCGGCCTCAACGCTGTTCTTCAGCCACACCAGTACCCGCTGCCGCTTCCGGAGGACATCTTCGCCAAGCTGGCCAACTGCAAGGTATTTAGCCAGATCGACCTTTCTGATGCTTTCTTGCAGGTTGAGGTAGACGAACAGGACCGCCACCTGCTCACGATCAACACCCATCGTGGCCTCTACCTCTACAACCGCCTTGCGCCCGGCGTCAAGAATGCCCCCGGCGCATTCCAGCAGATCACGTCCACCATGCTGGCCGGAATCCCAGCAGCGTCCTGCTATCTCGATGACGTCATCGTCGGCGGCGCAACCCAAGAAGAGCACGATCGCAACCTCAAAGCCGTTCTGCAACGTATTCAAGACTACGGCTTCACAATTCGTCTCGAGAAGTGCTCGTTTGGGAAGACTGAGATCCGCTACTTGGGGCACATCATCGACAGCCGCGGGCTGCGACCAGACTCTGCGAAGATCGAGGCCATTGTCAACATGCCGCCTCCTACTGACGTGTCTGGTGTTCGATCCTTCCTGGGCGCAATAAATTACTACGGGAAGTTCGTGCCTAACATGCGGATGCTGCGCTACCCAATTGACAAGCTGCTGAAGGAGGATGCGAAGTTTGTGTGGGATTCGGAGTGCCAAAAAGCTTTTGAGAAGTTCAAGCAAATCCTCACCTCCGGTCTGCTTCTTACACATTACGACCCAAGGCAGGAGATTATTGTCTCTGCTGACGCCTCATCTGTTGGACTGGGGGCGACGATTTCGCACAAATTCCCCGATGGTTCTGTGAATGTGGTCCAACACGCATCGCGAGCGCTAACGAAGGCGGAGCAGAACTACAGTCAGCCGGATCGCGAGGGTTTGGCCATCGTGTTTGCGGTTACAAAGTTCcacaaaatgatttttggtcGGAGATTTTTGCTGCAGACCGACCACGCGCCACTACTTCGCATCTTCGGGTCAAAAAAGGGAATTCCGGTCTACACAGCAAACCGGTTGCAACGCTTCGCACTGAACCTGCTCCTCTACGATTTCTCCATCCAGTACGTCTCCACCGACAAGTTTGGCGACGCCGACGTGCTATCTCGTCTGATCAATCAGCACGTACGACCAGAGGAGGACTACGTTATCGCCAGCGTCCGCCTAGAGGAGGACATCAGGTCAGTAGCCACGGAGTCGATTAATGCGTTGCCTCTCAGTTTTAGAGCCGTTGCCAAAAGCACCCAGTCCGATCCACAACTCCGCAAGATCTATCGGTACGTTCTTGAGGGTTGGCCAAGAGCGAAAGTCGCTGATCCGGAGATCCGGCGCTACCAAACCCGTGCCGACTCGCTCACCGTTGTGGACGGGTGCATCCTGTTCGCCGAACGACTAGTCATCCCTGCTCAGCATCGCAAGCGGTGTCTGGAGCAGCTGCACCGAGGCCATCCTGGGATGGTGCGCATGAAGCAGATTGCCAGGAGCTACGTGTACTGGCCCAGCCTGGATAACGAAATCGTGGGCTACGTGAAAGCATGCCAGCCATGCGCCTCGGTAGCACGGTCCCCGCCGCACTCTGCTCCTGTGCCATGGCCGAAAGCAGCTGGCCCGTGGCAACGGATCCATATCGATTTTGCGGGACCGATCAACGGCGACTACTTCCTGATAGCAGTGGACTCCTTTTCGAAGTGGCCTGAAGTAGTTCGCACGCAGCGCATCTCTGCCCTCGCAACCATCGCTATCCTCCGCCGGATGTTTTCCCAACTCGGCATGCCTACCCTCATCGTGAGCGACAACGGAACGCAGTTCACGAGTGCCGAATTTGCAGAGTTTTGCGCTTCGAACGGCATCCACCACACCACGACCGCCCCGTACCACCCGCAGTCCAACGGGCAAGCGGAACGATTCGTGGACACTTTCAAGCGTGCCGTCAAGAAGATTTCGGAGGGGAGAGGCACCATCGAAGAAGCTTTAGACATCTTCCTGTTGGCGTACCGCAGTACCCGAAACCGCTGCGCACCTGAGGGCAAGTCTCCAGCCGAGATAATGTTCGGTCGCAAAATCCGAACCTGTCTCGAACTACTTCGCCCACCTGCCGATCCCGAACCGCCCCAGAAGGAAGACCAACGTCGAAGCTTCGCCAAGCAAGACCTCGTGTACGCTCAAGTTCACTCCGGCAACGCATGGAAATGGACACCTGGAGTCATCCTCGAGCGGATTGGAAGTGTGATGTACAACGTGCACGTCGGCAACCAACGCGTCATCCGCTCGCACATCAACCAACTGCGAAGTCGCTCCGAGAGCGGACCAGCTGCTTCACTGCGTGCCAAACCGAAAGCGCTGCCGTTAGACGTCCTACTCGGTGAGTGGAAGCTTCCGCAACCGTCGTTGGTCCCTGAGCTGCCACCGTTGAGCCCGATGCAGTTGACGCCGCGTCCGTCTTCTCCCGAGCTTCCGGACCCTCCTGAGACGCAAACGAGCGCGTCCAGTACACCACGCCCGTCAACCCCAGAATCTCCGGACCAAGTTGAGACGCCGCCGTGTGCGTCCTCTACGCCGCGTCTTGGATCGCTGCCTCCACAAGAGAGCGGTGCAACACCATCTTCTTCGGCTGCGTCGTCGTTGTCTTCCTCGTCTTCATCAAGTACGTCGGAGCCAACCATCGTGCCGCAGCTGGTACCTGAACTTCGGCGTTCCGATAGGAATCGTAGACCGCCTGTAAGATTCGACTACTACCAGCTGTATTAA